A window of Halostella salina contains these coding sequences:
- the gyrA gene encoding DNA gyrase subunit A produces the protein MSSDAPDPTDVDADAARVDRVRIEDEMEQSYIDYAMSVIAGRALPDVRDGLKPVHRRILYAMHEMGVSSGSSHRKSSSVVGETMGDYHPHGDGPIYDTLTRMAQDFSMRYPLVDGQGNFGSMDGDPAAAMRYTEARMSPISEELLEDIEKDTVDFQSNYDDRLQEPEVLPSAFPNLLVNGSSGIAVGMSTNIPPHNLREVIDATIHLIDDPDCDVDDLMEHVKGPDFPTGANIVGRDAIYSAYSTGRGRIRVRAEFEVEDDERIVITEVPYQANKARMVERIAEDVNEGKIEGVRDLRDESDRDGVRVVVELKRGANAEVVKNQLLENHLETTFGVINLALVDGQPKVLTLKETLEEYVAHRKEVVRRRSEYDLAEAEDRAHILEGRLTALENAEDVVELIRDAADRDAAKDALIEAYDFSQDQADHIVRMQLGSLTSMEAAEIEEEYEAVQERIERLETILGDEDELLAVIKDELREIKEEYGDERKTSIVEDEGTVTHEDLIPEEDVVVVVTEDDYVKRMPLDRFEAQNRGGKGIIGVDVKEGDRVSKVFRANTHDYLLCFTNHGQVYRLKTYEIPEMSRTARGKSAVNLIDFDDGEEITAVVATDEFTDDECVTTVTRDGYIKRTAATEFENVLSTGIIAADLEDGDELVDVAVTDGERDLVVATRDGMTIRFDESEVREMGRNARGVGAIKLEGDDEVAGLVATDEGDDRALLTVTENGFGKRTQLAEYSTQSRYGKGLIDIKTGDRNGRVVSVKSVGPADGLVAMSEQGQIMRTRANDVTSVSRNTMGVTVMDLADGDTVASVDVLPEPDGE, from the coding sequence ATGAGTTCCGACGCACCCGATCCGACCGACGTGGACGCCGACGCCGCGCGCGTCGACCGCGTCCGCATCGAGGACGAGATGGAGCAGAGCTACATCGACTACGCGATGAGCGTCATCGCCGGCCGCGCGCTGCCGGACGTGCGCGACGGTCTCAAGCCCGTCCACCGCCGCATCCTCTACGCGATGCACGAGATGGGCGTCTCCAGCGGCTCCTCGCACCGCAAGTCCTCGTCCGTAGTGGGCGAGACGATGGGTGACTACCACCCGCACGGCGACGGGCCCATCTACGACACGCTGACACGGATGGCCCAGGACTTCTCGATGCGCTACCCGCTGGTCGACGGCCAGGGGAACTTCGGCTCGATGGACGGCGACCCCGCGGCCGCCATGCGGTACACGGAGGCCCGGATGAGCCCCATCTCCGAGGAACTGCTCGAAGACATCGAGAAGGACACCGTCGACTTCCAGTCCAACTACGACGACCGCCTGCAGGAGCCGGAGGTCCTCCCCTCGGCGTTCCCGAACCTGCTGGTCAACGGCTCTTCGGGCATCGCAGTGGGGATGTCGACGAACATCCCGCCGCACAATCTGCGCGAGGTGATCGACGCGACGATCCACCTCATCGACGACCCCGACTGCGACGTGGACGACCTGATGGAGCACGTCAAGGGGCCGGACTTCCCGACCGGCGCGAACATCGTCGGCCGCGACGCCATCTACTCCGCGTACTCGACCGGCCGGGGACGGATCCGCGTCCGCGCCGAGTTCGAGGTCGAGGACGACGAGCGGATCGTCATCACGGAGGTCCCCTACCAGGCGAACAAGGCGCGGATGGTCGAGCGCATCGCCGAGGACGTCAACGAGGGGAAGATCGAGGGCGTCCGCGACCTGCGCGACGAGTCCGACCGGGACGGCGTCCGCGTCGTCGTCGAACTCAAGCGCGGCGCGAACGCCGAGGTCGTCAAGAACCAGCTGCTGGAGAACCACCTCGAAACGACGTTCGGCGTCATCAACCTCGCGCTGGTCGACGGCCAGCCGAAGGTGCTGACGCTGAAGGAGACCCTTGAGGAGTACGTCGCCCACCGCAAGGAGGTCGTCCGCCGCCGCAGCGAGTACGACCTCGCGGAGGCGGAGGACCGCGCGCACATCCTCGAAGGCCGCCTCACCGCGCTCGAAAACGCCGAGGACGTGGTCGAACTGATCCGCGACGCCGCCGACCGCGACGCCGCCAAGGACGCGCTGATCGAGGCGTACGACTTCTCGCAGGACCAGGCCGACCATATCGTCCGGATGCAGCTGGGCAGCCTCACCTCGATGGAGGCCGCGGAGATAGAGGAGGAGTACGAGGCGGTCCAGGAGCGCATCGAGCGCCTGGAGACCATCCTCGGCGACGAGGACGAACTCCTCGCGGTCATCAAGGACGAACTGCGCGAGATCAAAGAGGAGTACGGCGACGAGCGCAAGACGAGCATCGTCGAGGACGAGGGCACCGTCACCCACGAGGACCTCATCCCCGAGGAGGACGTGGTCGTCGTCGTCACCGAGGACGACTACGTCAAGCGGATGCCCCTCGACCGGTTCGAGGCGCAGAACCGCGGCGGCAAGGGGATCATCGGCGTCGACGTGAAGGAGGGCGACCGCGTCTCGAAGGTGTTCCGGGCCAACACCCACGACTACCTGCTGTGTTTCACCAACCACGGGCAGGTGTACCGCCTGAAGACCTACGAGATCCCGGAGATGAGCCGCACCGCGCGCGGCAAGTCCGCGGTCAACCTCATCGACTTCGACGACGGCGAGGAGATCACCGCCGTCGTCGCCACCGACGAGTTCACCGACGACGAGTGCGTGACGACGGTCACCCGCGACGGCTACATCAAGCGCACCGCCGCGACCGAGTTCGAGAACGTCCTCTCGACGGGGATCATCGCCGCAGACCTGGAGGACGGGGACGAACTGGTCGACGTGGCGGTCACCGACGGCGAGCGCGACCTCGTCGTCGCCACGCGCGACGGGATGACGATCCGGTTCGACGAGAGCGAGGTCCGCGAGATGGGCCGCAACGCCCGCGGCGTCGGCGCGATCAAACTGGAGGGCGACGACGAAGTGGCCGGCCTCGTGGCGACCGACGAGGGCGACGACCGCGCGCTGCTCACCGTCACCGAAAACGGGTTCGGCAAGCGAACCCAGCTTGCGGAGTACAGCACCCAGTCACGCTACGGCAAGGGTCTGATCGACATCAAGACCGGCGACCGGAACGGCCGCGTCGTCTCGGTCAAATCTGTCGGGCCGGCCGACGGGCTGGTCGCGATGAGCGAACAGGGCCAGATCATGCGAACTCGGGCGAACGACGTCACCTCCGTCAGCCGGAACACGATGGGGGTCACCGTGATGGACCTGGCGGACGGCGACACCGTCGCCAGCGTCGACGTGCTGCCGGAACCCGACGGCGAGTAG
- the gyrB gene encoding DNA topoisomerase (ATP-hydrolyzing) subunit B, with amino-acid sequence MSEETEYGAGQIQVLEGLQAVQKRPAMYIGSTDSRGLHHLVYEVVDNSIDEALAGHCDEITVTIHEDDSVSIHDDGRGIPVDTHEEHDRPALEVIMTVLHAGGKFDNKSYQVSGGLHGVGVSVVNALSKWLEVEVKRDGAVWKQRFDHGEPEYELERVRDMEPDEDTGTTIRFWPDDDIFEHTDFTYSTLESRLRELAFLNSGVAITLQDERDGSGETFRYEGGIREFVHYLNETRSPLHEDVIYFDDEEEGIQVEMAMQATDELQGSLHAFANNINTREGGTHLTGFKTALTRIVNDYASDNGLLGDLDENLKGEDIREGLTAVISIKHPDPQFEGQTKTKLGNSEVRGIVESAMHDGLGTYFEEHPDTAEAVVSKAVEAAKARKAAQKAEELTRRKSALESTALPGKLADCQTKEPSDSELFIVEGDSAGGSAKQGRDPEIQAILPLGGKILNVEKHRLDRILENDEIRNMITAVGTGIGDEFDIEDARYEKIIMMTDADVDGAHIRTLLLTLFYRHMKPLLEAGYVYAAQPPLYRVRYRGNTYDAMTEAERDRIIEEECDGNPTQVQRFKGLGEMNPQQLWDTTMNPENRVLKQITIEDAAAADKMFSVLMGDAVEPRKQFIKEHSPEAEWVDI; translated from the coding sequence ATGAGCGAGGAGACAGAGTACGGCGCTGGGCAGATACAGGTACTGGAGGGCCTTCAGGCCGTCCAGAAGCGCCCGGCGATGTACATCGGTTCTACGGATTCTCGCGGGTTGCATCATCTCGTCTACGAAGTGGTCGACAACTCGATAGACGAGGCGCTGGCCGGACACTGCGACGAGATCACCGTCACGATCCACGAGGACGACTCGGTCAGCATCCACGACGACGGCCGCGGCATCCCCGTCGACACCCACGAGGAACACGACAGGCCCGCCCTCGAAGTGATCATGACGGTCCTCCACGCGGGCGGGAAGTTCGACAACAAGTCCTATCAGGTGTCGGGCGGTCTCCACGGCGTCGGCGTCAGCGTCGTCAACGCCCTCTCGAAGTGGCTCGAAGTCGAGGTCAAGCGCGACGGCGCGGTGTGGAAACAGCGCTTCGACCACGGCGAACCCGAGTACGAACTGGAGCGCGTCCGGGACATGGAGCCCGACGAGGACACGGGCACCACGATCCGGTTCTGGCCGGACGACGACATCTTCGAGCACACCGACTTCACCTACTCCACGCTTGAAAGTCGCCTGCGCGAACTCGCCTTCCTCAACTCCGGCGTCGCGATCACGCTGCAGGACGAGCGCGACGGGAGCGGCGAGACGTTCCGTTACGAGGGCGGGATCCGGGAGTTCGTCCACTACCTGAACGAGACCCGCTCCCCGCTCCACGAGGACGTGATCTACTTCGACGACGAGGAGGAGGGGATCCAGGTCGAGATGGCGATGCAGGCGACCGACGAACTGCAGGGCTCGCTGCACGCCTTCGCCAACAACATCAACACCCGCGAGGGCGGCACCCATCTCACCGGGTTCAAAACCGCACTCACGCGGATCGTCAACGACTACGCGAGCGACAACGGCCTGCTCGGCGACTTAGACGAGAATCTCAAGGGCGAGGACATCCGCGAGGGGCTGACGGCCGTGATCTCGATCAAACACCCCGACCCACAGTTCGAGGGCCAGACGAAGACGAAGCTCGGCAACAGCGAGGTCCGGGGCATCGTCGAGAGCGCGATGCACGACGGCCTCGGGACGTACTTCGAGGAACACCCCGACACCGCCGAGGCCGTCGTCTCCAAGGCCGTCGAGGCCGCGAAGGCCCGCAAGGCCGCACAGAAGGCCGAGGAGCTGACCCGCCGGAAGAGCGCGCTCGAATCCACCGCCTTGCCCGGGAAGCTGGCCGACTGCCAGACCAAGGAGCCGAGCGACTCCGAACTGTTCATCGTCGAGGGCGACTCCGCGGGCGGCAGCGCGAAGCAGGGCCGCGACCCGGAGATTCAGGCGATCCTCCCGCTCGGCGGGAAGATCCTGAACGTCGAGAAACACCGGCTCGACCGGATCCTCGAAAACGACGAGATACGGAACATGATCACCGCCGTCGGGACGGGGATCGGCGACGAGTTCGACATCGAGGACGCCCGCTACGAGAAGATCATCATGATGACCGACGCGGACGTCGACGGGGCGCACATCCGGACGCTCCTGCTGACGCTGTTCTACCGGCACATGAAGCCGCTGCTGGAGGCGGGCTACGTGTACGCCGCCCAGCCGCCCCTCTATCGCGTCCGCTACCGCGGGAACACGTACGACGCGATGACCGAGGCCGAACGCGACCGGATCATCGAGGAGGAGTGCGACGGCAACCCGACCCAGGTCCAGCGGTTCAAGGGGCTGGGCGAGATGAACCCCCAGCAGCTCTGGGACACGACGATGAACCCGGAGAACCGGGTCCTGAAGCAGATCACCATCGAGGACGCCGCCGCCGCGGACAAGATGTTCTCCGTGCTGATGGGCGACGCCGTCGAGCCGCGAAAGCAGTTCATCAAGGAACACTCGCCGGAAGCCGAGTGGGTGGACATATGA
- a CDS encoding DNA topoisomerase VI subunit B, whose translation MTSFQSTLGEDEGIAEELAESQRQISIAEFFEKNKHMLGFDSGARGLVTAVKEAVDNALDAAEEAGVLPDIYVEIEEVGDYYKLVVEDNGPGITKEQLPKVFGKLLYGSRFHKREQSRGQQGIGISAAVLYSQLTSGKPAKITSRTQGATEAEYFELIIDTDENEPEISVAETTSWDRPHGTRIELEMEANMRARQQLHDYIKHTAVVNPHARLELREPQEQFKFERATDQLPDETEEIRPHPHGVELGTVLKMLEATSSHSVSGFLQEEFTRVGKKTADGVLDNLRDRHFGREMAWEPPRDHEDEDIAAAVADATANKGADATDAFAEAVEDRIDDHDSVAHHQVVDAVREAAEEVGDGFGATFGATVQDNAAAAAWDAILGVDEDADVPEGRRKADLYGLIDDATSTRKDDATVEALASRLANRFRNHEDDRDRLTHDELVEYVDWAADRTADREDASIGDTARENVVEAVWSRMATVPDDVPKVRELADDRDAASDLLEAMRETDIIAPPTNCLAPITDELVEAGLKKEFDADFYAASTRDADVTGGDPFIVEAGIAYGGELPEDGKAQVMRFANRVPLVYQRGACATTDVVKDIGWRNYNLDQPGGSGIPNGPAVIMVHVASTNVPFTSESKDAIANIPEIEDEIELAIREAARDLKSYLKKRRSMEKRRKKQDVLATILPEMAEKVAAVTDNEEPDIDDAMARIMNNVRVGREVKANGDGREVRVTVENHSGTNESLELTDIVTAEPASLPDDATVVEMDGEWFVKWSVDVASGEDATLAYETADEATFDLDVEGVETEKLTINDEH comes from the coding sequence ATGACCTCGTTCCAGTCGACGCTCGGCGAGGACGAGGGGATCGCCGAGGAGTTGGCCGAGAGCCAACGGCAGATCTCCATCGCCGAGTTCTTCGAGAAGAACAAGCACATGCTCGGGTTCGACAGCGGTGCCCGAGGGCTGGTAACCGCCGTGAAGGAAGCGGTCGACAACGCCTTGGACGCCGCTGAGGAGGCGGGCGTCCTTCCCGACATCTACGTGGAGATAGAGGAGGTCGGCGACTACTACAAGCTGGTCGTCGAGGACAACGGGCCGGGGATCACGAAGGAACAGCTCCCCAAAGTGTTCGGGAAACTGCTGTACGGCTCCCGGTTCCACAAGCGAGAGCAGTCCCGCGGGCAGCAGGGTATCGGGATCTCCGCGGCCGTCCTCTACTCCCAGCTCACCAGCGGCAAACCCGCGAAGATCACGAGCCGGACGCAGGGCGCGACGGAGGCCGAGTACTTCGAACTGATCATCGACACCGACGAGAACGAACCGGAGATAAGCGTCGCGGAGACCACCTCCTGGGACCGCCCGCACGGCACCCGCATCGAACTGGAGATGGAGGCGAACATGCGCGCCCGCCAGCAGCTCCACGACTACATCAAGCACACGGCGGTCGTCAACCCCCACGCCCGCCTCGAACTCCGCGAACCGCAGGAGCAGTTCAAGTTCGAGCGCGCGACCGACCAGCTCCCCGACGAGACCGAGGAGATCCGCCCGCACCCCCACGGCGTCGAACTCGGCACCGTCCTGAAGATGCTGGAGGCGACCAGTTCACACTCCGTCTCGGGGTTCCTGCAGGAGGAGTTCACCCGCGTCGGGAAGAAGACGGCCGACGGCGTCCTCGACAACCTCCGCGACCGCCACTTCGGGCGCGAGATGGCGTGGGAGCCGCCCCGCGACCACGAGGACGAGGACATCGCCGCCGCGGTCGCCGACGCTACCGCGAACAAGGGCGCGGACGCGACCGATGCGTTCGCCGAGGCCGTCGAGGATCGCATCGACGACCACGACAGCGTCGCCCACCACCAGGTCGTCGACGCCGTGCGCGAGGCCGCCGAGGAAGTCGGCGACGGCTTCGGTGCGACGTTCGGCGCGACGGTGCAGGACAACGCCGCCGCGGCCGCGTGGGACGCGATCCTCGGCGTCGACGAGGACGCGGACGTACCGGAGGGCCGCCGCAAGGCCGACCTCTACGGGCTGATCGACGACGCGACGAGCACCCGGAAGGACGACGCCACGGTCGAGGCGCTCGCCTCGCGACTGGCCAACCGGTTCCGGAACCACGAGGACGACCGGGACCGGCTGACACACGACGAACTGGTCGAGTACGTCGACTGGGCGGCCGACCGCACCGCCGACCGCGAGGACGCGTCGATCGGCGACACCGCCCGCGAGAACGTCGTCGAGGCGGTCTGGTCGCGGATGGCCACCGTCCCCGACGACGTGCCGAAGGTCCGGGAACTCGCCGACGACCGCGACGCCGCCAGCGACCTGCTGGAGGCGATGCGCGAGACGGACATCATCGCGCCGCCGACGAACTGCCTCGCGCCGATCACCGACGAACTCGTCGAGGCGGGGCTGAAAAAGGAGTTCGACGCCGACTTCTACGCCGCCTCGACCCGGGACGCCGACGTGACCGGCGGCGACCCGTTCATCGTCGAGGCCGGCATCGCCTACGGCGGCGAACTGCCCGAGGACGGCAAGGCCCAGGTGATGCGCTTCGCCAACCGCGTGCCGCTTGTGTACCAGCGCGGCGCGTGCGCCACGACGGACGTGGTGAAAGACATCGGCTGGCGGAACTACAACCTCGACCAGCCGGGCGGCTCCGGCATCCCGAACGGGCCCGCGGTGATCATGGTCCACGTCGCCTCGACGAACGTCCCCTTCACCAGCGAGTCGAAGGACGCCATCGCCAACATCCCGGAGATCGAGGACGAGATCGAACTCGCGATCCGCGAGGCGGCCCGCGACCTGAAGAGCTACCTGAAGAAGCGCCGCTCGATGGAGAAGCGCCGAAAGAAACAGGACGTGCTCGCGACCATCCTGCCGGAGATGGCCGAGAAGGTCGCCGCCGTCACCGACAACGAGGAGCCGGACATCGACGACGCGATGGCCCGGATCATGAACAACGTGCGCGTCGGCCGGGAGGTGAAGGCGAACGGCGACGGCCGCGAGGTACGGGTGACCGTCGAGAACCACTCCGGCACGAACGAGTCGCTGGAGCTGACCGACATCGTCACCGCCGAACCCGCCTCGCTGCCCGACGACGCCACCGTCGTCGAGATGGACGGCGAGTGGTTCGTCAAGTGGTCCGTCGACGTGGCAAGCGGCGAGGACGCCACGCTCGCCTACGAGACGGCCGACGAGGCAACGTTCGACCTCGACGTCGAGGGGGTCGAGACCGAGAAGCTGACCATCAACGATGAGCACTGA
- a CDS encoding DNA topoisomerase IV subunit A, translating to MSTDTDADAREELIELAAEFYDQFEEGDVPEMTLPTRTKSNIEYDEEKNVWVYGDRQSTRSANSVRGARKLLKAIYTIDFLADQLDEDRSSTLRELYYLSESWETEEAQFNSQDESNQLIEDLEIVSEVKREDFHMRPEESGAKVMGPLLLREQTNRGDREIHCQKDVGQGGYQIPNNPDTIEFLDNDAAFVLAVETGGMRDRLVENGFDDEHDALVVHLGGQPARATRRLIKRLHDELELPVTVFTDGDPWSYRIFGSVSYGSIKSAHLSEYLATPEAQFIGIQPADIVEYDLPTDPLSDSDMNALESELEDPRFQTDYWKEQIELQLEIDKKAEQQALASRGLDFVTETYLPERLGEMGVL from the coding sequence ATGAGCACTGACACCGACGCCGACGCACGGGAGGAGTTGATCGAACTCGCCGCCGAGTTCTACGACCAGTTCGAGGAGGGCGACGTGCCGGAGATGACGCTGCCCACCCGGACCAAGAGCAACATCGAGTACGACGAGGAGAAGAACGTCTGGGTGTACGGCGACCGGCAGAGCACCCGGTCGGCCAACAGCGTCCGCGGGGCGCGCAAGCTGCTGAAGGCGATCTACACCATCGACTTCCTCGCCGACCAGCTGGACGAGGACCGCTCGTCGACCCTGCGTGAGCTGTACTACCTCTCCGAGTCGTGGGAGACCGAGGAGGCGCAGTTCAACAGTCAGGACGAGTCGAACCAGCTCATCGAGGACCTGGAGATCGTCTCGGAGGTCAAACGCGAGGACTTCCACATGCGCCCGGAGGAGTCCGGCGCGAAGGTGATGGGGCCGCTGCTCCTGCGGGAGCAGACGAACCGCGGCGACCGGGAGATCCACTGTCAGAAGGACGTGGGCCAGGGCGGCTACCAGATCCCGAACAACCCGGACACCATCGAGTTCCTCGACAACGACGCGGCGTTCGTCCTCGCCGTGGAGACCGGCGGCATGCGCGACCGGCTGGTCGAGAACGGCTTCGACGACGAGCACGACGCCCTCGTCGTCCACCTCGGCGGCCAGCCCGCCCGGGCGACCCGGCGGCTCATCAAGCGACTGCACGACGAACTGGAGCTGCCGGTCACGGTGTTCACTGACGGCGACCCGTGGTCGTACCGCATCTTCGGGTCGGTCTCCTACGGGTCGATCAAGAGCGCGCACCTCTCGGAGTACCTCGCCACGCCGGAGGCCCAGTTCATCGGCATCCAGCCCGCCGACATCGTGGAGTACGACCTTCCGACGGACCCGCTCAGCGACTCCGACATGAACGCCCTGGAGTCGGAACTGGAGGACCCGCGCTTCCAGACCGACTACTGGAAGGAGCAGATCGAGCTCCAGCTCGAGATCGACAAGAAGGCGGAGCAGCAGGCGCTCGCGTCGCGCGGGCTGGACTTCGTCACCGAAACCTACCTCCCCGAACGGCTCGGTGAGATGGGCGTGCTCTAG
- the ligA gene encoding ATP-dependent DNA ligase LigA, with amino-acid sequence MEFEEFADRAAAIEAETADLEIVDRLTDLLRAADDDLPTVARFVQGRVFPAWDSTTLDIGPNYCYEAIARAAGQNVSADDVEDRLADRGEIGEVAASYEFGGQRGLGAFAGGAGDDGLTVGEVADELATLAATEGEGSQDAKIDLLFGLFNRCSPDEARYLARIVLSEMRIGVGEGAVRDATAEAFDVPVDAVERALQVSNDYGEVAAVARDEGVEGLDAMRLEVGRPVQSMLAQTGTVSGALDDWDAAAVEWKYDGARVALHHDPAGDTRVFSRNMEDVTDALPEVVEFAAERIDDPVILDGEVVAVDDDGDPLPFQEVLRRFRRKHDVAAAREEVAVRPVFFDCLHHAGDDLLDAPLSERHERLEAVLPDGEGLSTLWISDDPDEIAAIEADSLDAGHEGIMLKNPDSPYSPGRRGKHWRKRKPDVETLDLVVTGAEWGEGRRANHLGTFLLSARAGDASGQESGDGYETLGKVATGITDEELADLTDLLEPHILAEDGQEVEIDPAVVFEVGYEEIQKSPTYSSGYALRFPRFLAVRDDVDPDDADTLERVERLADEQ; translated from the coding sequence ATGGAGTTCGAGGAGTTCGCCGACCGCGCGGCGGCGATCGAGGCCGAGACGGCCGACCTGGAGATAGTCGACCGCCTCACCGACCTGCTCCGCGCCGCGGACGACGACCTGCCGACCGTCGCCCGGTTCGTGCAGGGTCGCGTCTTCCCCGCGTGGGACTCGACGACGCTCGACATCGGGCCGAACTACTGCTACGAGGCGATCGCCCGGGCGGCGGGGCAGAACGTCTCCGCCGACGACGTGGAGGACCGCCTCGCCGACCGCGGCGAGATCGGCGAGGTGGCCGCCAGCTACGAGTTCGGGGGCCAGCGCGGTCTCGGCGCGTTCGCCGGCGGGGCGGGCGACGACGGCCTGACGGTCGGCGAGGTGGCCGACGAACTGGCGACGCTGGCCGCGACCGAGGGGGAGGGGAGCCAGGACGCGAAGATCGACCTCCTCTTCGGCCTGTTCAACCGCTGTTCCCCGGACGAAGCGCGCTACCTCGCGCGGATCGTTCTCTCGGAGATGCGGATCGGCGTCGGCGAGGGGGCCGTCCGGGACGCGACCGCCGAGGCCTTCGACGTGCCCGTCGACGCCGTCGAACGCGCGCTTCAGGTGTCGAACGACTACGGCGAAGTGGCCGCCGTCGCCCGCGACGAGGGGGTCGAGGGGCTGGACGCGATGCGCCTGGAGGTCGGCCGCCCGGTCCAGTCGATGCTCGCCCAGACCGGCACCGTGAGCGGCGCGCTGGACGACTGGGACGCCGCCGCCGTCGAGTGGAAGTACGACGGCGCGCGGGTCGCCCTCCACCACGACCCGGCCGGCGACACCCGCGTCTTCTCCCGGAACATGGAGGACGTGACCGACGCGCTCCCGGAGGTGGTCGAGTTCGCCGCGGAGCGCATCGACGACCCCGTCATCCTCGACGGCGAGGTGGTCGCGGTCGACGACGACGGCGATCCACTTCCGTTTCAGGAGGTCCTGCGGCGCTTCCGCCGGAAACACGACGTTGCCGCCGCCCGCGAGGAAGTGGCGGTCCGGCCCGTGTTCTTCGACTGCCTCCACCACGCCGGCGACGACCTGCTCGACGCGCCGCTCTCCGAGCGCCACGAGCGGCTGGAGGCGGTCCTGCCGGACGGCGAGGGGCTGTCGACGCTGTGGATCAGCGACGACCCGGACGAGATAGCCGCCATCGAGGCCGACTCGCTTGACGCCGGCCACGAGGGGATCATGCTCAAGAACCCCGACTCGCCGTACTCCCCGGGCCGCCGGGGGAAGCACTGGCGGAAGCGCAAACCCGACGTTGAGACGCTGGATCTTGTCGTCACCGGCGCGGAGTGGGGCGAGGGCCGCCGCGCGAATCACCTTGGGACCTTCCTGCTCTCGGCGCGGGCCGGGGACGCGTCCGGGCAGGAGTCGGGCGACGGCTACGAGACGCTCGGCAAGGTCGCGACCGGGATCACCGACGAGGAACTCGCGGATCTGACCGACCTGCTCGAACCCCACATCCTTGCGGAGGACGGGCAGGAAGTGGAGATCGACCCCGCGGTCGTCTTCGAGGTCGGCTACGAGGAGATCCAGAAATCGCCGACGTACTCCTCGGGGTACGCGCTCCGGTTCCCCCGGTTCCTCGCGGTGCGTGACGACGTGGACCCCGACGACGCCGACACGCTGGAGCGCGTCGAACGGCTGGCCGACGAGCAGTGA
- the cofD gene encoding 2-phospho-L-lactate transferase, producing the protein MVTFLSGGTGTPKLLDGAAAAFSPADTTVVANTGDDVELGGLLVCPDLDTLIFQGAGLLDRDTWWGIDGDTERTHDGLGDIAAALDLNTGPQYLPDSRQTAGRPLAAWRRFSGVGEFMTIGDRDRAIHITRTSLIDEGHTLSEVTDRFVDGFDLAVDLLPMSDDPVASLIHTPNGKQHFQEFWVANRGEPTVEQVEFRGASEAEPAPGVLEALEDDVVIGPSNPVTSIGPMLSIDGIGEALQETTVVAVSPFVEDEVFSGPAGKLMEAVGGEASTAGLKTAYPFADAFVLDEDDDTEFSEPVVRTDTEITGPDDAARVAEAAAKVLEVAT; encoded by the coding sequence ATGGTGACGTTTCTCTCCGGCGGGACCGGGACGCCGAAGCTCCTGGACGGCGCGGCGGCCGCGTTCTCGCCCGCTGACACCACGGTCGTCGCCAACACCGGCGACGACGTGGAACTCGGGGGACTGCTGGTCTGTCCGGACCTGGACACCCTGATATTCCAGGGTGCGGGGCTGCTCGACCGGGACACCTGGTGGGGGATCGACGGCGACACCGAGCGAACGCACGACGGCCTCGGCGACATCGCCGCGGCGCTGGACCTGAACACCGGGCCGCAGTACCTCCCGGACAGCCGACAGACGGCGGGGCGGCCGCTCGCCGCGTGGCGGCGCTTCTCCGGCGTCGGCGAGTTCATGACGATCGGCGACCGCGACCGGGCGATCCACATCACGCGAACGAGCCTCATCGACGAGGGACACACCCTCTCGGAGGTGACGGACCGCTTCGTCGACGGGTTCGACCTCGCCGTCGACCTGCTCCCGATGAGCGACGACCCCGTGGCGAGCCTGATCCACACGCCCAATGGGAAACAGCATTTCCAGGAGTTCTGGGTCGCCAACCGCGGCGAGCCGACGGTCGAGCAGGTGGAGTTCCGCGGGGCGTCCGAGGCCGAGCCGGCCCCGGGCGTGTTAGAGGCCCTTGAGGACGACGTGGTGATCGGCCCGTCGAACCCCGTCACGAGCATCGGCCCGATGCTTTCGATCGACGGCATCGGCGAGGCGCTTCAGGAGACCACCGTCGTCGCGGTCTCGCCGTTCGTCGAGGACGAGGTGTTCTCCGGCCCGGCCGGGAAACTCATGGAAGCGGTCGGCGGCGAGGCGTCGACGGCGGGGCTGAAGACGGCCTACCCCTTCGCCGACGCGTTCGTGCTGGACGAGGACGACGACACCGAGTTCTCGGAGCCGGTCGTCCGGACCGACACGGAGATAACCGGCCCCGACGACGCCGCCCGCGTCGCGGAAGCCGCGGCGAAGGTGCTGGAGGTGGCGACGTAG